From Anabaena sphaerica FACHB-251, one genomic window encodes:
- the csx19 gene encoding type III-D CRISPR-associated protein Csx19, with amino-acid sequence MTIPKPKCNPLEVPCDFNLKTWLEEQAQQLEKESSDNQLNYLLAHADDGVIWGKFQNGELITTTEPVKLFPECDFPTLRKETLQQCRIFGHKSEVMIWKTDGGFKARLIEDEEKTEFIPELQILWGTHGEHHPNGFTLLWDGSQGLQHAVPFTDIELEEKENGKLKNKVRLIVRHYIDYDDSGVARIYLSRLVDLTNKEI; translated from the coding sequence ATGACTATCCCAAAACCAAAATGTAACCCTTTAGAAGTACCATGTGATTTTAATTTAAAAACATGGCTTGAAGAACAAGCACAACAATTAGAAAAAGAATCTAGTGACAACCAATTAAATTACCTTTTAGCTCATGCTGATGATGGTGTAATATGGGGTAAATTCCAAAATGGTGAATTGATTACAACTACTGAACCAGTTAAATTATTTCCTGAATGCGATTTTCCAACTTTGAGAAAGGAAACTTTACAACAATGTCGTATTTTTGGGCATAAATCAGAAGTGATGATTTGGAAAACCGATGGAGGTTTCAAAGCACGTTTAATTGAAGATGAAGAAAAAACAGAATTTATACCAGAACTTCAAATCCTTTGGGGAACACATGGAGAACACCATCCAAATGGTTTTACTTTGCTATGGGATGGTTCACAAGGACTACAACACGCTGTACCTTTTACAGATATTGAGTTAGAAGAAAAAGAAAATGGCAAGCTAAAAAATAAAGTTAGATTAATAGTTCGTCATTATATTGATTATGATGATTCGGGTGTTGCTCGGATTTATCTAAGTCGTTTGGTTGATTTAACAAATAAGGAGATTTAA
- a CDS encoding TIGR03986 family type III CRISPR-associated RAMP protein has protein sequence MNPRHITPKSKNNRAFAPYNFVELPDENKLVVAQQLPNSNCYEKERYTGYIECTLVTETPLYIRNGLIPDDFKTFGDLSCNHQELEQVTSEEQKRWTDFFNNPANNRPIIPGSSIRGMLRTMMEIVTYSKFHQVSGNQKLFFRAVAAPKLDPLTGEYNKKLLDQEKNKIKAGYLQQQKDGSWRIYIAQDIDKHLFIWIKESLIPDDIELIKLNNADYKPQYLAVRFDDITPYKTRYLANQISKDNPNHKYRGYLVTSGNMMEGNKGGKSPRQYHCLIGEKTDDYKEIDHGAVDDYIAGLTEFQKKYFDENSGVLKNGYPVFFREPKQNEKVTLFGHNPNFRVPYTPPGNNGRAASVTDFIPSRLKSSENSDIDMTEAIFGWVNKKSQDQARAGRIFITDAIVDDTIPEDKIWCQQNPNERITPPILATPKPTTFQHYLVQTDPDGKRENLKHYGSVPHQDTVIRGYKLYWHHKDVNHSSITEDDLKDISEKPKQYTKIRPINPQVSFHFKIYFDNFTEQELGALLWILDLAKEKEKRIYVKNNQEYRFSLGMGKPFGMGTVKLTNQVLWLSQRQEKRYHKLFDGNNWETGNYKDTEVEAELFVEEFKKYLLCENPDTNLENVERIKMLLTMLSFPGKPPGSVRYMKIEHPQNKNEYDLRPVLPNPGDV, from the coding sequence ATGAATCCTAGACATATTACACCAAAATCTAAAAATAATCGTGCTTTTGCTCCTTATAATTTTGTAGAACTACCTGATGAAAATAAATTAGTCGTAGCACAACAACTACCAAATAGCAATTGTTATGAAAAAGAGCGATACACAGGTTATATTGAATGTACTTTAGTTACAGAAACTCCATTATATATTCGTAACGGATTAATTCCAGATGATTTTAAAACCTTTGGTGATTTAAGTTGTAATCATCAAGAACTGGAGCAGGTAACATCAGAAGAACAAAAACGCTGGACTGATTTTTTTAATAACCCAGCTAATAATCGTCCAATCATTCCTGGTAGTAGTATTAGAGGTATGCTCAGGACAATGATGGAAATTGTTACTTATAGTAAATTCCATCAAGTTTCAGGAAATCAAAAATTATTTTTTCGTGCTGTTGCAGCACCCAAACTTGATCCTCTAACTGGAGAATATAATAAAAAATTACTTGACCAAGAAAAAAATAAAATAAAAGCTGGATATTTACAACAGCAAAAGGATGGTAGTTGGCGAATTTATATCGCTCAAGATATTGATAAACACCTATTTATATGGATTAAAGAATCATTGATACCTGATGATATTGAATTAATAAAACTAAATAATGCTGATTATAAGCCTCAGTATTTAGCGGTAAGATTTGATGATATCACTCCCTATAAAACTCGCTACCTTGCTAACCAGATTAGCAAAGATAACCCTAATCATAAATACAGAGGATATTTAGTTACAAGTGGTAATATGATGGAAGGAAATAAGGGAGGTAAATCTCCACGTCAATATCATTGTTTAATAGGAGAAAAAACAGATGATTATAAAGAAATTGATCATGGTGCTGTAGATGATTATATTGCTGGCTTAACGGAATTTCAGAAAAAATATTTTGATGAAAATAGCGGTGTCTTAAAAAATGGTTATCCTGTTTTCTTCAGAGAACCTAAACAAAATGAAAAAGTAACTCTATTTGGTCATAATCCTAACTTCCGTGTACCTTATACTCCTCCTGGTAATAATGGACGTGCTGCTTCAGTTACAGATTTTATTCCTTCAAGATTAAAGAGTTCTGAAAACTCCGATATTGACATGACTGAAGCAATATTTGGATGGGTAAATAAAAAATCACAAGATCAAGCTCGCGCTGGAAGAATATTTATAACTGATGCTATCGTTGATGATACGATTCCAGAAGATAAGATTTGGTGTCAGCAAAACCCTAATGAAAGAATTACTCCTCCAATTTTAGCTACTCCTAAACCTACTACATTTCAGCATTATTTAGTACAAACTGATCCTGATGGTAAAAGGGAAAATCTCAAACACTATGGTAGTGTTCCTCATCAAGATACAGTAATTCGTGGATATAAATTATATTGGCATCATAAAGATGTTAATCATAGTTCAATTACAGAAGATGATTTGAAAGACATAAGCGAAAAACCAAAACAATATACAAAAATTAGACCTATCAATCCACAGGTTAGTTTTCATTTCAAAATTTATTTTGATAATTTCACTGAACAAGAACTAGGTGCATTATTATGGATATTGGATTTAGCTAAAGAAAAAGAAAAGCGTATTTATGTAAAAAATAATCAAGAATATCGTTTTTCTCTTGGTATGGGTAAACCATTTGGAATGGGAACAGTTAAACTGACTAACCAAGTATTATGGCTTAGTCAACGTCAAGAAAAACGTTATCATAAATTATTTGATGGGAATAATTGGGAAACAGGTAATTATAAGGATACTGAAGTTGAAGCAGAATTATTTGTAGAGGAATTTAAAAAATATTTGTTATGTGAAAATCCTGATACAAACTTAGAAAATGTAGAACGGATCAAAATGTTGTTAACAATGTTAAGTTTTCCAGGAAAACCCCCAGGTAGTGTACGCTATATGAAAATAGAACATCCTCAGAACAAAAATGAATATGATCTGCGTCCAGTTTTACCAAATCCTGGTGATGTTTAG
- a CDS encoding Uma2 family endonuclease: MLLTERRADRVVLHNISWQQFENLLVDLGESRAAKIAYDDGTLEIMTPLPEHEYYKEIIGDIIKDTAEVLELDYECYGSTTWKRELKKAGIESDNCFYFQNEALIRGKLKFDLNQDPPPDLALEIDVTSKSLDRFSIYARLGVPEIWCYDAGEIRIYQLQGKEYLQAETSLVFPNLHIQEIPSLIERYRMAGRRVFRQAIREWVRGQMNREE, encoded by the coding sequence ATGCTGTTAACTGAACGTCGCGCTGATCGGGTAGTTCTCCATAATATCAGTTGGCAACAATTTGAGAATTTATTAGTAGATTTAGGTGAAAGCCGAGCAGCTAAAATAGCTTACGATGATGGCACATTAGAGATTATGACACCATTACCAGAACATGAATATTACAAAGAAATAATTGGTGACATCATCAAAGATACAGCAGAGGTTTTAGAACTAGATTATGAATGTTATGGTTCAACTACCTGGAAACGAGAATTAAAAAAGGCGGGGATAGAATCTGATAATTGCTTTTATTTTCAAAATGAGGCATTAATTAGAGGCAAGCTCAAGTTTGATTTGAATCAAGACCCACCCCCCGATTTAGCTTTAGAAATTGATGTCACCAGTAAATCATTAGATAGGTTTTCTATCTATGCAAGGTTAGGTGTACCTGAAATTTGGTGTTATGACGCTGGAGAAATAAGAATTTACCAATTGCAGGGTAAGGAATATCTCCAAGCAGAAACAAGTTTAGTTTTTCCTAATTTGCATATTCAGGAAATTCCATCACTAATTGAAAGATACCGCATGGCAGGAAGGCGGGTTTTTAGGCAAGCAATCAGGGAATGGGTAAGGGGACAGATGAATAGGGAAGAGTAG